The Pontibacter korlensis sequence GTGTTATGGTAGCTGTGCCCTCCGCTTCTGCGGTACACAGGGCAGGTGTTAATGCAGGCACCGCAGCGGATACACTTTAGGGAGTTGTAAAAGTGTGGCCTCCCAAGTTGGGTGCTGCGCCCATTGTCCACTAACACGAGGTGCATTTCCTGCCCAGCACGCGGCTTGTGAAAATGGCTGGAATATGTAGTGATAGGCTGGCCGGTGGCACTACGGGCCAGCAAGCGCAGGAACACACCGAGGTGCTCTGCCTTTGGAATTATCTTTTCGATACCCATACAGGCAATATGTACCTTTGCCAGGTGCACGCCCATGTCGGCATTGCCTTCGTTAGTGCATACTACCAATCCACCGGTTTCAGCGATGGCAAAGTTCACACCTGTTATAGCAAGATCGGCTGTAAGAAACTTCTCGCGTAGGTGCTGCCGTGCCGACTCTGTAAGGTAGGCTGGATCAGAGGCTCCTTTTTCTGTACCCAGGTGCTGGTGAAAGATCTCTCCTACTTCTTCTTTTCTCTTATGGATGCTTGGCAGCACAATGTGGCTTGGCGGTTCTTTAGCTAGCTGCACAATACGCTCCCCAAGATCTGTGTCTACTACATCTATGCCATTCGAGGTTAAGAAGTCGTTCAAGTGGCATTCCTCAGTCAGCATAGATTTGCTCTTGACCAGCTTCTGAACGCCATGCTTTTGAATGATATCTAGAACAATTCGGTTATGCTCTGCCCCATCAGCCGCCCAATGCACTTTTATGCCGTTTTCCAGTGCTTTCTTTTCAAACTGAATTAAATAGTCATCTAAGTTGGCCAGCACATTCTGCTTTATTTGGGAGGCGGCATTACGGAGCTGCTCCCAATCTGGTATTTGCCTGGCGGTTACATCGCG is a genomic window containing:
- a CDS encoding LutB/LldF family L-lactate oxidation iron-sulfur protein; translation: MSNRNTTTPDHAAASAKFLLDQERANWHDQALWFIRQKRDVTARQIPDWEQLRNAASQIKQNVLANLDDYLIQFEKKALENGIKVHWAADGAEHNRIVLDIIQKHGVQKLVKSKSMLTEECHLNDFLTSNGIDVVDTDLGERIVQLAKEPPSHIVLPSIHKRKEEVGEIFHQHLGTEKGASDPAYLTESARQHLREKFLTADLAITGVNFAIAETGGLVVCTNEGNADMGVHLAKVHIACMGIEKIIPKAEHLGVFLRLLARSATGQPITTYSSHFHKPRAGQEMHLVLVDNGRSTQLGRPHFYNSLKCIRCGACINTCPVYRRSGGHSYHNTIAGPIGAILAPNADMRKNADLPFASTLCGSCTNVCPVKIDIHNQLYQWRQVLVQEGHVPKSKAQGMKVMANVLSNPRLYRVAGKSGRLMMRMMPGLANNKALNPWAKQREMPQPPKESFRDWYLKNRSEK